The Mycolicibacterium duvalii DNA window GATTCGGCTGGCCCCCTTCGTCTAGCGGCCTAGGACGCCGCCCTTTCAAGGCGGTAGCGCGGGTTCGAATCCCGTAGGGGGTACGCGTAGCGAACCCGAAAGTGGGAGTTGCACGAAGCTTCACAAGTAAGGCCCTGTGGCGCAGTTGGTTAGCGCGCCGCCCTGTCACGGCGGAGGTCGCGGGTTCGAGTCCCGTCAGGGTCGCCATCGCGGCGAGGCACTTGTTTGCACAGTGATCGGTGCCGTCCGGCCAGGTAGCTCAGTTGGTACGAGCGTCCGCCTGAAAAGCGGAAGGTCGCCGGTTCGATCCCGGCCCTGGCCACCATGTTCAGTTCATGCGCACGCTGGACCGTCATCGCGACGGCGGTGGCCGCGTTGCTTTCCCCCGTTGTGGTTTCGGTCGCCGCCGCCCAACCCCAGAGCCCGCTGACCGAACTGGTCGACGCGACGGCCCGCCGTCTCGAAGTCGCCGAACCGGTCGCGCTGGCCAAGTTCGGAAACGGCCAGCCGGTCAAAGACCCGCAGCGCGAACAACAGGTGATCGACACCGTCATCGCCGAAGCGACCACGCTGGGCGCCGACCCGGCCGTCGTCGCGACGGTCTTCCGCGACCAGATCGACGCGTCGGTGGCCATTCAATACGCCCGGATGTCGCAGTGGACGCTGGACCCGGCGACCGTCCCGGCCACCGCCGGGGACCTCGCCGCCTCCCGCGCTGTCCTCGACGCTGTGAACCGCGAAATGGTCACCCGGCTCGTCGAGCAGCGCGGAGTGCTGACCTCGCCGCTCTGTGCCGTCGAACTCGACCGGGCCCGGGCCGCCGTCGCCCAGGCCCGCGCGTTCGACCCGCTGTACCGGCGGGCGCTCGAGGTCGCCACCCGCAACTACTGCCGCTGACGTGGAATCATGTGTCACGATATGACACGCGCTTCCGCTTCGAAGACCGCCGACGACCGCAACGGGTTCCGGCAGCGGCTGCTCGACGCGCTGGAAGCCTCAATCGCCGAGGACGGTTACGCCAAGACGACCGTCGCCGGCATCGTGCGCCGGGCCCGCACGTCGCGGCGCACCTTCTACGAGCACTTCGACAGCCGGGAAGCCTGCTTCGTCGAGTTGCTCTCCGGCGCCAACGCCGACCAGATCCGTCAGATCTCCGAGGCCGTCGACGCCAGTGCACCCTGGCAGAAGCAGGTCCGGCAGGCCGTCGAGGCTTGGATCGCCACCGGCGAGGCCCGCTCGGCGTTGATGCTCAGCTGGATTCGCGACGTGCCGGCGCTCGGCGCGGCGGCCCGCGGGCTGCAGCGCGACGCGATGGAGGCGTTCATCGCGATGGTCGGGTCGATCACCGCGACCGACGAGTTCCGGTCGGCCGGCGTGAGTCCGATCTCCCGCCCGCGGGTCATCATGCTGCTCGGCGGTCTGCGTGAGCTGACGGCCATCACCGTCGAGGAGGGCGGCCGCCTCGGTGACGTCACCGAGGAGGCCGTCGAGGCCTCCATCGCGATGCTCAGCCAGCACGGGCCCGCTTGATGGCCCGACCCGCGCACACCGCGCGCAGCGAGCGAACCCGAGAGGCGTTGCGACAGGCCGCCGTGGTGCGGTTCCTGGCCCAGGGGGTGGAGGAGACGTCGGCCGAGCAGATCGCCGCCGACGCCGGAGTTTCGCTGCGGACCTTCTACCGCCACTTCGCGTCCAAGCACGACCTGTTGTTCGCCGACTACGACGCCGGGCTGCAGTGGTTTCGGGCCGCGCTGGCCGACCGGGCCCCGGGCGAGTCGATCATCGAATCGGTGCAGTCGGCGATCATGGCCTCGCCGTACGAGGACTGGGCCGTCACCAAGATCGCGGCGCTGCGGGCTCACGAGCTCGACCCCGGCCGGATCGTGCGCCACATCCGCCAGGTGGAGGCCGACTTCGCCGACGCGATCGACGAGCATCTGGCCGGCGCCGATCCGCCGCCGTCCGGCACCGCCGAACGCATGCGGCTGACCGTGACGGCCCGGTGCATCGCCGCGGCGGTGTTCGGGGCGATGGAGGTGTGGATGCTCGGTGAGGACCGCTCGCTGGGCGAGCTGGATCGGTTGTGCCGCGACGCGCTGCACTTGTTGCGCCGCGGTGTCGAAGAGCCCGCCTGACACCTCCCGACCCATAGTTTTGTCAATATTGACAAAACTATGGGTCGACTGACAGCCTCGCTCCATGACGGAGTTCGACGCGATCGTCATCGGTGCCGGACACAACGGCTTGACGGCCGCGGCGCTGTTGCAGCGGGCCGGGCTGGCCACGTTATGTCTGGACGCCAAGCGGTACGCCGGCGGCATGGCCTCGACGGTGGAGTTGTTTGACGGCTTCCGGTTCGAGATCGCCGGCTCGGTGCAGGTGCCGACGGCCGCTGCGGTCAGTGACGCGCTCGCACTCGGCGAGCTTCCCACCCTGGACCTCGACGTGATGTCGGTGCAGCTGCGCGGGATCGGCGACGACCCCGTGGTGTACTACACCGACCCGGTCAAGCTGCTCACCCATCTCAACGACGTGCACGGCGCCGACGCGGTTGCCGGGATGGCGGCGCTGATGGAGTGGTGCCAGGCGCCCACGCGAGCGCTCGGCCGGTTCGACGCGGCCCGCCCACCCCGCACCCTCGATGAGATGTACGCCTGTGCGGCAACAACTTCCGAGCGGCAGGCAATCACCGACATATTGTTCGGCTCGGTCAGCGACGTGCTCGACCGCTACCTTCCCGACCGCGAGAAGCACGGCGCACTGCGCGGCATGCTGGCCTTCCTGGCCGTCAACACCACGTTTCGGGGGCCGCAGACGCCCGGCAGTGCTGCTGCGCTGGCCTTCGGTCTGGCCGTGCCGGACGAGAACGCCACCCTGATCAAGAAGTTCCGCGGCGGTATGGGGGCGGTCACCGAACACCTGCTGCGCCTGTTCACCGAATCCGGTGGGGAGCTGCGACTGCGCAGCACCGTCGAGCAGATCACCGTCGACCACGGTCGCGTCACCGGGGTCCGCCTGGACACCGGTGACACGGTGAGCGCACCGGTGGTCATCTCGGCCGTCGCTCCGGATCTCACCGTCAACCGGCTCGTCGAACCCACCGCCGTCCCACCCGAGGTCCGACAACGGTTTTCACGCATCGACCATCGCGGCAGCTATCTGCAGATGCACTTCGCGCTGGACGGGCCGCCGACCTTCGCCGAGCCCTACCAGATCCTCAACGACCCCGGATACCAGTCCGCGATCGGTCTTTTCAGCACGCCTGAGGAACTGCAGCAGCAATGGGAGGACGCGCAGCACGGCATCGTGCCGGCCGACCCCGCGATCGCGCTGCAGATCCCGTCGGCCAACGACCCGGGTCTCGCGCCGCCCGGCAAGCATGCCGCGTCGGCGTTCGCGCTGTGGTTCCCGCTGACCGAGGAGCGAGCCGGCTACGGCGAGATGAAGACCGAGATGGGCCGCCGGGTGATCGACAAGATCACCCGGCTGGCGCCGGACTTCGACAGCCTGATCCTGCGGCACACCACCTTCACACCCAGACACATGGCCACGATGTTCGGGGCGCTTGAAGGCGACTACTGTCACGGGCTTATCCACCCGGAGCAGATGGGGCCCAACCGGCCTGGACCCAAAGGCTATCTGGATCAACCGATTCCGATCGAGGGCCTGCTGCTGGCCAGCGCGGGGTGCCACGGCGGGCCCGGGATCACCTTCATCCCGGGATACAACGCGGCAGCGCAGATCCTCACCGGGTAGCGGCGGGGTGGTCTAAGGTTCCGCCATGGCAACCCGAGACTCCCGCGAGGTCGTGATCGAAGCGACGCCCGAGCAGATCCTCGACGTCATCGCCGACGTCGAGAACACCCCGTCGTGGTCCCCGCAGTATCAGCAGGCCGACGTACTGGAACGCTACGACAACGGCCAGCCCAAGAAGGTCAAGATGAAGGTCAAGGCGGCCGGCCTGACCGATGAGCAGGTACTGGAATACACCTGGGGAACCGACAAGGTGACCTGGACGCTGGTGTCGGCGGGCCAGCTCAAGGCGCAGGACGCCGGTTACACGTTGACGCCAGACGGAGACAAGACCCGCGTGCGCTTCGACATGGAAATCGACCTGGCCGTACCGCTGCCCGGATTCGTGCTGAAGCGGGCGCTCAAGGGCGGCATGGAGACGGCCACCGACGGCCTGCGCAAACAGGTGCACAAAGTCGTCAAAGGCTGA harbors:
- a CDS encoding chorismate mutase produces the protein MFSSCARWTVIATAVAALLSPVVVSVAAAQPQSPLTELVDATARRLEVAEPVALAKFGNGQPVKDPQREQQVIDTVIAEATTLGADPAVVATVFRDQIDASVAIQYARMSQWTLDPATVPATAGDLAASRAVLDAVNREMVTRLVEQRGVLTSPLCAVELDRARAAVAQARAFDPLYRRALEVATRNYCR
- a CDS encoding TetR/AcrR family transcriptional regulator, whose product is MTRASASKTADDRNGFRQRLLDALEASIAEDGYAKTTVAGIVRRARTSRRTFYEHFDSREACFVELLSGANADQIRQISEAVDASAPWQKQVRQAVEAWIATGEARSALMLSWIRDVPALGAAARGLQRDAMEAFIAMVGSITATDEFRSAGVSPISRPRVIMLLGGLRELTAITVEEGGRLGDVTEEAVEASIAMLSQHGPA
- a CDS encoding TetR/AcrR family transcriptional regulator, whose translation is MARPAHTARSERTREALRQAAVVRFLAQGVEETSAEQIAADAGVSLRTFYRHFASKHDLLFADYDAGLQWFRAALADRAPGESIIESVQSAIMASPYEDWAVTKIAALRAHELDPGRIVRHIRQVEADFADAIDEHLAGADPPPSGTAERMRLTVTARCIAAAVFGAMEVWMLGEDRSLGELDRLCRDALHLLRRGVEEPA
- a CDS encoding phytoene desaturase family protein; translation: MTEFDAIVIGAGHNGLTAAALLQRAGLATLCLDAKRYAGGMASTVELFDGFRFEIAGSVQVPTAAAVSDALALGELPTLDLDVMSVQLRGIGDDPVVYYTDPVKLLTHLNDVHGADAVAGMAALMEWCQAPTRALGRFDAARPPRTLDEMYACAATTSERQAITDILFGSVSDVLDRYLPDREKHGALRGMLAFLAVNTTFRGPQTPGSAAALAFGLAVPDENATLIKKFRGGMGAVTEHLLRLFTESGGELRLRSTVEQITVDHGRVTGVRLDTGDTVSAPVVISAVAPDLTVNRLVEPTAVPPEVRQRFSRIDHRGSYLQMHFALDGPPTFAEPYQILNDPGYQSAIGLFSTPEELQQQWEDAQHGIVPADPAIALQIPSANDPGLAPPGKHAASAFALWFPLTEERAGYGEMKTEMGRRVIDKITRLAPDFDSLILRHTTFTPRHMATMFGALEGDYCHGLIHPEQMGPNRPGPKGYLDQPIPIEGLLLASAGCHGGPGITFIPGYNAAAQILTG
- a CDS encoding SRPBCC family protein; the protein is MATRDSREVVIEATPEQILDVIADVENTPSWSPQYQQADVLERYDNGQPKKVKMKVKAAGLTDEQVLEYTWGTDKVTWTLVSAGQLKAQDAGYTLTPDGDKTRVRFDMEIDLAVPLPGFVLKRALKGGMETATDGLRKQVHKVVKG